Proteins from a genomic interval of Vreelandella profundi:
- a CDS encoding ATP-binding protein produces MPTDHQLKLPIGVQTFADIREGDYYYVDKTAHLHRLNEEGKYFFLSRPRRFGKSLLLDTLRCLFEGRKALFEGLYIHDKWDWKTQHPVIRLSFADGVMASREELDIHIRYQLTQHRERLGIESERPELIANDFSDLIRRAHQKFGQRTVVLIDEYDKPILDNILAHERARELREGLKNLYSVLKDADPHLRFVLLTGVSKFSKVSLFSGLNNLNDITLDAPYVSICGYTDEDVDSVFAPELPGLDRAQIKRWYNGYRWGGQDVTAVYNPFDVLLLFQKRQFGPYWFESATPTFLVEILRQRGVFTPSLDQLETEAELLGRFDVDYIATEALLFQTGYLTIKQVEEPMLGYRLYTLGFPNQEVETSLNQALLPMLGVENAARERKTLFTRLRDHDLAGLEVHLKALYAGLPHDWYRNNPIAQYEGHYASVFYSHFAALGINVTVEDASHFGKVDMTVDFAGHLYVFEFKVVEQLPEGSALAQIKAKGYADKYRAQGKPIHLVGVEFSREQRQIVGFDVETLPAC; encoded by the coding sequence ATGCCCACTGACCATCAGCTCAAACTACCCATTGGCGTGCAGACCTTCGCAGATATTCGTGAGGGCGATTACTATTATGTTGATAAAACGGCGCATCTCCATCGTTTAAATGAAGAAGGAAAATACTTTTTCCTTTCTCGACCGCGTCGTTTTGGTAAAAGCCTGCTGTTAGATACCTTGCGCTGCCTGTTTGAGGGGCGTAAAGCGCTTTTTGAAGGCCTGTATATCCATGATAAATGGGATTGGAAAACGCAGCACCCGGTGATTCGCTTAAGCTTTGCGGATGGGGTGATGGCTAGCCGTGAAGAGCTGGATATCCATATCCGCTATCAGCTTACTCAGCATCGCGAGCGCCTGGGTATTGAGAGCGAGCGCCCAGAATTAATTGCCAACGATTTTTCTGATTTGATTCGGCGTGCCCATCAAAAATTTGGCCAGCGCACGGTGGTGCTGATCGACGAATACGATAAGCCCATTTTAGATAATATTTTGGCCCATGAGCGGGCGCGTGAGCTTCGCGAAGGGCTCAAAAATCTCTATAGCGTGCTGAAGGATGCTGATCCACATTTGCGCTTTGTGCTGCTCACCGGGGTCTCGAAGTTCAGTAAGGTCAGCCTGTTCTCTGGGCTGAATAATCTAAACGATATTACGCTGGATGCGCCTTACGTCTCTATTTGTGGCTATACCGATGAGGATGTTGACAGCGTGTTCGCCCCTGAATTGCCGGGGTTAGACCGTGCTCAAATCAAGCGTTGGTATAACGGATATCGTTGGGGAGGGCAGGACGTCACCGCCGTTTATAATCCCTTTGACGTGCTGCTGCTTTTTCAAAAACGCCAGTTTGGCCCTTATTGGTTTGAGAGCGCGACGCCCACGTTTTTGGTAGAGATTTTAAGGCAGCGTGGCGTGTTTACGCCGTCATTGGATCAGCTTGAGACCGAGGCAGAGCTGCTCGGCCGTTTCGATGTCGATTATATTGCCACTGAGGCGCTGCTGTTCCAAACGGGTTACCTGACCATTAAGCAGGTGGAAGAGCCCATGCTGGGGTATCGGCTGTATACCCTGGGCTTTCCGAATCAGGAAGTTGAGACCAGCCTAAACCAAGCGCTGCTGCCGATGCTGGGCGTCGAGAACGCTGCTCGCGAGCGTAAAACGTTGTTTACTCGCCTGCGTGACCATGATCTGGCGGGTCTTGAGGTGCATCTCAAGGCGCTTTATGCAGGGCTGCCGCATGACTGGTACCGCAATAATCCGATTGCTCAATACGAAGGCCATTATGCGAGTGTCTTTTATAGCCACTTCGCTGCCTTGGGCATCAACGTGACGGTGGAAGACGCTAGCCACTTTGGCAAAGTTGATATGACGGTGGACTTTGCCGGGCACCTTTACGTCTTTGAATTTAAGGTGGTCGAGCAACTGCCAGAAGGCAGCGCATTGGCGCAGATTAAAGCCAAAGGCTACGCCGATAAATATCGTGCCCAGGGAAAGCCTATTCACTTAGTCGGCGTAGAGTTTTCCCGTGAGCAGCGCCAAATCGTTGGATTTGATGTGGAGACGCTCCCGGCGTGCTAA
- a CDS encoding ATP-binding protein: protein MSTINQLKLPIGVQNFDKLRSGDYYYVDKTAFLHRLVEEGGYFFLSRPRRFGKSLLIDTLRCLFEGRKALFEGLYIYDKWDWQTQYPVIRLSFADGVMASREELDIHIHELLRAEADRFGVVFKNTSISGCFRELIHAVREQRGERVVVLIDEYDKPILDNILAHERARELREGLKNLYSVLKDADPHLRFVLLTGVSKFSKVSLFSGLNNLNDITLDAPYASICGYTDEDVDSVFAPELPGLDRAQIKRWYNGYRWGGQDVTAVYNPSDVLLLFQKRQFGPYWFESATPTFLVEILRQRGVFTPSLDQLETEAELLGRFDVDYIATEALLFQTGYLTIKQVEEPMLGYRLYTLGFPNQEVETSLNQALLPMLGVEHAARERKTLFTRLRDHDLAGLEVHLKALYAGLPHDWYRNNPIAQYEGHYASVFYSHFAALGINVTVEDASHFGKVDMTVDFAGHLYVFEFKVVEQLPEDSALAQIKAKGYADKYRAQGKPIHLVGVEFSREQRQIVGFDVETLSK from the coding sequence ATGTCGACTATCAATCAGCTCAAACTCCCCATTGGCGTACAGAACTTCGATAAGCTCCGTTCGGGAGATTATTACTACGTCGATAAAACGGCCTTTCTTCACAGGCTTGTCGAAGAGGGTGGTTACTTTTTCCTTTCTCGCCCGCGCCGTTTTGGTAAAAGCCTGCTGATAGATACCCTGCGCTGCCTGTTTGAAGGTCGTAAAGCGCTTTTTGAAGGGCTTTATATTTATGATAAGTGGGATTGGCAAACGCAGTACCCGGTGATTCGCTTAAGCTTTGCGGATGGAGTGATGGCTAGCCGTGAAGAGCTGGATATTCATATCCATGAACTGCTACGCGCTGAGGCGGATCGCTTTGGGGTTGTTTTTAAGAACACGTCCATCTCTGGGTGTTTTCGTGAGCTGATTCATGCTGTACGTGAACAGCGTGGTGAACGCGTGGTGGTGCTGATCGACGAATACGATAAACCCATTTTGGATAATATTTTGGCCCATGAGCGGGCGCGTGAGTTGCGCGAAGGGCTCAAGAACCTTTACAGCGTGCTCAAAGATGCCGACCCGCATTTGCGCTTTGTGCTGCTCACCGGGGTCTCGAAGTTCAGTAAGGTCAGCCTGTTCTCTGGGCTGAATAACCTAAACGATATTACGCTGGATGCACCGTACGCCTCTATTTGTGGCTATACCGATGAGGACGTTGATAGCGTGTTCGCCCCAGAGTTACCTGGGTTAGACCGTGCTCAAATCAAGCGTTGGTATAACGGGTATCGTTGGGGAGGGCAGGACGTCACCGCCGTTTATAATCCCTCTGACGTGCTGCTGCTTTTTCAAAAACGCCAGTTTGGCCCTTATTGGTTTGAGAGCGCGACGCCCACGTTTTTGGTAGAGATTTTAAGGCAGCGTGGCGTGTTTACGCCGTCATTGGATCAACTTGAGACCGAAGCAGAGCTGCTCGGCCGTTTCGATGTCGATTATATTGCCACTGAGGCGCTGCTGTTCCAAACAGGTTACCTGACCATTAAGCAGGTGGAAGAGCCCATGCTGGGGTATCGGCTGTATACCCTGGGCTTTCCCAATCAGGAAGTTGAAACCAGCCTAAACCAAGCGCTGCTGCCGATGCTGGGCGTCGAGCACGCTGCTCGCGAGCGTAAAACGTTGTTTACTCGCCTGCGTGACCATGATCTGGCGGGTCTTGAGGTGCATCTCAAGGCGCTTTACGCGGGGCTGCCGCATGACTGGTACCGCAATAATCCGATTGCTCAATACGAAGGCCATTATGCGAGTGTCTTTTATAGCCACTTCGCTGCCTTGGGCATCAACGTGACGGTGGAAGACGCTAGCCATTTCGGCAAAGTTGATATGACGGTGGACTTTGCCGGGCACCTTTACGTATTTGAATTTAAGGTGGTCGAGCAGCTGCCAGAAGACAGCGCATTGGCGCAGATTAAAGCCAAAGGCTACGCCGATAAATACCGTGCCCAAGGAAAGCCTATTCACTTAGTGGGCGTAGAGTTTTCCCGGGAGCAGCGCCAGATTGTTGGGTTTGATGTGGAGACGCTCTCAAAATGA
- a CDS encoding amino acid ABC transporter ATP-binding protein, which yields MISLQGITKRFGAHTVFHDVDLNLSQGEIIVIIGPSGTGKSTLLRCINFLERPDSGRLQVGDLSIDTQRASRADILALRRRTAFVFQSYGLFANKTALENISEGMIVVDKLPKAKAYARAREILERIGLADKADAYPASLSGGQQQRVGIGRAMAANADVILFDEPTSSLDPQWVEEVLSLMKQLAVERQTMIVVTHEMQFAREVADRVVFMDDGGIVEQGPPETLFTAPKDERTRHFLRKILGPSGQAVP from the coding sequence ATGATTTCGCTGCAAGGCATTACCAAGCGCTTTGGCGCCCATACGGTGTTTCACGATGTCGATTTAAACCTGTCGCAAGGCGAGATCATTGTGATCATCGGTCCTTCAGGCACCGGTAAGTCAACGCTGCTGCGCTGTATTAACTTCCTTGAACGACCGGATTCAGGCCGCCTGCAGGTGGGCGACTTGAGTATCGATACCCAGCGCGCCAGCCGGGCAGATATTCTTGCTCTGCGCCGTCGTACGGCGTTCGTGTTTCAGAGCTACGGCCTGTTCGCTAATAAAACCGCGCTTGAGAACATCAGCGAAGGCATGATCGTGGTGGATAAGCTGCCCAAAGCGAAGGCGTATGCGCGGGCCAGGGAAATTTTAGAGCGAATCGGGCTGGCTGATAAAGCGGATGCCTACCCAGCCTCGCTTTCCGGCGGCCAGCAACAGCGGGTAGGCATTGGCCGTGCCATGGCGGCCAACGCCGATGTGATTTTATTTGATGAGCCTACTTCGTCCCTTGACCCGCAGTGGGTAGAGGAAGTGTTGAGCCTGATGAAGCAGCTGGCGGTTGAGCGCCAAACGATGATCGTCGTGACCCACGAAATGCAGTTCGCTAGAGAAGTCGCTGATCGCGTGGTGTTTATGGATGACGGCGGTATCGTTGAGCAAGGCCCGCCTGAAACGCTATTCACCGCGCCCAAAGATGAGCGCACGCGGCACTTTTTACGCAAAATTTTAGGCCCCTCAGGGCAGGCCGTGCCTTAA
- a CDS encoding amino acid ABC transporter permease: MLNLEYMWGLLPVLLRYLPLTLQMATTAMFFALILACLLAVVRVSKVPVLNGFSMLFISFFRGTPLLVQLFLFYYGLPQLVEALVSINGVTAAVLGITLHFSAYMAESIRAAIVGIDRSQTEAALSIGMTQSQLMRRIILPQATRVATPTLMNYFIDMIKATSLAFTLGVTELMGATQKEAAGSFLYLEAFLLVALIYWAVVEVLSWGQRRLETYLNKAYQR; this comes from the coding sequence ATGCTTAACCTTGAATATATGTGGGGGCTGCTGCCGGTTCTGCTGCGCTATTTGCCGCTTACCCTTCAAATGGCGACTACTGCCATGTTCTTTGCGCTGATCCTGGCATGTTTGCTGGCGGTCGTGCGCGTATCAAAAGTGCCGGTGTTAAACGGGTTTTCAATGCTGTTTATCTCGTTTTTCCGTGGTACGCCGCTGCTTGTTCAGCTGTTTTTGTTCTACTACGGTTTGCCGCAGCTGGTGGAGGCGTTGGTCTCGATTAATGGCGTTACGGCGGCGGTATTGGGAATCACGCTGCACTTTTCAGCGTACATGGCCGAGTCCATTCGTGCCGCGATTGTGGGAATAGACCGCAGCCAGACCGAAGCTGCGCTTTCCATTGGTATGACCCAGTCGCAGCTGATGCGACGGATTATTTTGCCGCAGGCCACCCGTGTAGCGACCCCCACGCTGATGAACTACTTCATCGATATGATTAAAGCGACCTCACTGGCGTTCACGCTGGGGGTCACTGAGCTGATGGGCGCGACTCAAAAAGAGGCGGCGGGCAGCTTTTTGTATTTAGAGGCGTTCTTGCTAGTGGCGCTTATCTATTGGGCGGTGGTGGAAGTGCTTTCCTGGGGGCAGCGCCGGTTAGAAACGTATCTGAATAAGGCCTACCAACGATGA
- a CDS encoding amino acid ABC transporter substrate-binding protein, whose protein sequence is MRLTRQFNLTLAALSLSVAGGLFAASAQADTLRVGMSGGYFPFTYVEQDELKGFEVDVMNAVGELSGDDIEFVTASFSGLAGMLESGRIDTIANQITITPEREAKYVFTAPYVYDGAQVVVRAGNDAIEGVADLSGKSVAVNLGSNYEQLLREQPNADEIDIRTYESNVEQDVALGRVDAFVMDRVSASQVISERGLPLILAGQPFTTIENALPFRDDEAGREQRDRVDAALTELRESGALRELSEKWFNTDITQP, encoded by the coding sequence ATGCGATTAACACGCCAGTTTAATCTTACCCTTGCGGCACTCTCACTCAGCGTTGCCGGCGGGTTGTTTGCCGCCTCAGCCCAGGCCGATACATTACGCGTGGGCATGTCCGGGGGCTATTTCCCGTTCACCTACGTTGAGCAAGACGAGCTTAAAGGCTTTGAGGTTGATGTCATGAACGCGGTGGGTGAGCTTTCCGGCGACGATATCGAGTTCGTTACCGCTAGTTTCTCTGGCCTGGCGGGCATGCTGGAGTCTGGGCGTATCGATACGATTGCCAACCAGATCACCATCACCCCTGAACGTGAAGCCAAGTACGTGTTTACTGCACCCTATGTGTATGACGGGGCTCAGGTGGTTGTGAGGGCGGGCAATGACGCCATTGAAGGCGTTGCAGATTTATCCGGCAAAAGTGTCGCAGTGAACCTAGGTTCTAACTACGAGCAGCTGTTGCGCGAACAGCCCAATGCCGATGAAATCGACATTCGCACCTACGAGTCTAACGTTGAGCAGGATGTGGCCTTGGGCCGTGTTGATGCCTTCGTGATGGATCGTGTGAGTGCATCGCAGGTCATTAGCGAGCGCGGTTTGCCGCTGATATTAGCGGGCCAGCCGTTTACCACTATCGAAAACGCGCTGCCGTTCCGCGATGACGAAGCGGGTCGTGAGCAGCGTGATCGTGTTGATGCAGCGCTGACAGAGCTGCGTGAAAGCGGGGCGCTGCGCGAGCTATCTGAGAAGTGGTTTAATACGGATATCACTCAGCCGTAA
- a CDS encoding nucleotidyl transferase AbiEii/AbiGii toxin family protein, protein MMIESVDFKNLVDQAMKDPALGHMRPVIEKELLHYDLLYALDKEGMLDGLVFQGGTSLRLCYGGSRFSEDLDFAGGVDFSSRKLTDMKTGIKDYLSSRYGLEVTVKEPASLKKNLKYAELKIDKWQIGITTSPGRRDLPKQKVKLEIANIPAHTKTARPLVRNYEFLPDGYEDLLVMVETRDEIMADKLLSLPATQKYVRNRDIWDLAWLAQRGAQVDSELVKQKMVDYRLDDYPDRLNSMISRLSDIIAGKNFQDEMGRFLPADIYVRTLGQDKFQSYLVTTLTDLLATVQAALMSEQPAGPSFRM, encoded by the coding sequence ATGATGATTGAGTCGGTTGATTTCAAAAACTTGGTAGATCAAGCAATGAAAGATCCGGCGTTAGGGCATATGCGACCGGTTATTGAAAAAGAGTTGCTGCATTACGACTTGCTATATGCGCTAGACAAAGAAGGCATGCTTGACGGCTTGGTATTTCAGGGAGGCACGTCGTTGAGGCTGTGCTATGGAGGCAGTCGGTTCAGCGAAGATTTGGATTTTGCTGGCGGTGTGGATTTTTCTTCCCGAAAGCTGACCGATATGAAAACCGGCATCAAAGACTATCTGTCTTCGAGGTATGGGCTGGAAGTGACCGTGAAAGAACCGGCGTCTTTGAAAAAAAATCTCAAGTATGCCGAGTTGAAAATCGATAAATGGCAAATTGGCATTACTACCTCACCGGGGCGCAGGGACCTGCCTAAGCAGAAGGTCAAACTGGAAATCGCTAATATTCCTGCACACACCAAAACAGCGCGACCGCTTGTCAGAAACTACGAATTCCTGCCTGATGGCTATGAAGACCTTCTGGTCATGGTGGAAACTCGTGATGAAATCATGGCGGACAAGCTGCTCTCGCTCCCAGCCACCCAAAAGTACGTTCGTAACCGTGACATCTGGGATCTTGCTTGGCTGGCTCAGCGTGGAGCCCAAGTGGACAGCGAACTGGTAAAGCAGAAAATGGTGGATTACCGGCTGGATGATTATCCGGATAGGCTGAATAGCATGATTTCACGATTATCGGACATTATTGCTGGGAAAAACTTTCAGGATGAAATGGGGAGATTTCTTCCGGCGGATATCTATGTGCGGACGCTCGGGCAAGATAAATTCCAGTCTTACTTGGTTACTACCCTGACTGACCTACTGGCAACGGTACAGGCTGCGCTGATGTCCGAACAACCAGCAGGGCCATCTTTTCGAATGTAA
- the abiEi gene encoding type IV toxin-antitoxin system AbiEi family antitoxin, with product MKQSEAIKRLAEFDQRGRYVFSTQDMSKVFLEDTARGREATLKRLVKAGILERPSKGVYLYALSKNKGLDTLELIAKTLRRGEYSYISLESALSEYGVISQIPVGRLTVMTTGRKGEYKTPYGVIEFTHTKRRVSDILSTIKDRGRPLKVAAKFAALRDLKRVGRNTHLIDEEAVHDD from the coding sequence ATGAAGCAAAGTGAAGCCATTAAGCGCCTTGCGGAGTTCGATCAACGCGGGCGCTATGTCTTTTCAACACAAGACATGTCGAAAGTGTTTCTGGAAGATACGGCCCGCGGCCGGGAAGCAACGCTGAAACGTTTGGTTAAGGCGGGTATCTTGGAGCGTCCATCCAAGGGTGTGTATCTGTATGCTCTGTCGAAGAACAAAGGTCTGGATACCTTGGAGCTGATTGCCAAGACATTGCGCAGGGGCGAATACAGTTACATTAGCCTTGAATCCGCTCTATCAGAGTATGGTGTCATTTCTCAGATTCCGGTAGGCCGGCTCACCGTGATGACCACTGGGCGTAAAGGCGAATATAAAACCCCTTATGGTGTGATTGAGTTCACCCACACCAAGCGTCGGGTATCTGATATTTTGTCTACTATCAAGGATCGCGGGCGTCCTCTTAAGGTTGCAGCGAAGTTTGCGGCTCTGCGGGATCTTAAGCGCGTGGGTCGAAACACTCACCTGATTGATGAGGAGGCCGTGCATGATGATTGA
- a CDS encoding polysaccharide biosynthesis protein, giving the protein MLSKALNHLFRLSRTQKRFIQLAVDTFLIAASFFIAMFLRLDSWSFLSNPKVWWVIPVVLPVSLFVFMRLGFYRAFIRYMSMQAAVVIGTGVLVSMLVMIVVNYILLLPVPRSVPFIYAMMAMLTVGGIRMLLRGLHHRGQLRYKTRVLVYGAGSAGRQLVVSLRNGNEYEPVAFIDDRAALQRSSILGLKIYSHTAIQRLITSHGVEKLLLALPSASRARRREILDSLDGLTIPVQTVPGIADVVEGRASINDIRDVAVEDLLGRDPVPPDAALIGANITHKVVLVTGAGGSIGSELCRQILRQRPARLLLLEISEYNLYAIEQDLLRIAEAEGFADVPVHALLGSVQHPERLRGVMMHFQVQTIYHAAAYKHVPMVEHNVAEGLFNNALGTLHCAQAAVASGVTDFVLVSTDKAVRPTNVMGASKRLAELVCQAKTTSQSTTRFCMVRFGNVLGSSGSVVPLFRRQIAAGGPITVTHPDITRYFMTIPEAALLVMQAGAMAKGGDVFVLDMGEPVKIANLASKMVRLSGLEPFYLPRDESEPIPTGDIEIRFTGLRPGEKLYEELLIGERVEKTSHPRIMTAQEVSLPVDVINSLLDQLTVACQAGDHQQLQKLLCDAPLGYAPNDRLIDHLWLSPKSGKAVPNAETTAPVSLSVDKQDVEIDAKNDLGVQPAQNVAI; this is encoded by the coding sequence ATGCTGTCCAAAGCCTTAAACCATCTGTTTCGCTTATCACGGACGCAAAAGCGGTTCATCCAGCTTGCGGTTGATACGTTTTTGATCGCCGCTAGTTTCTTCATAGCTATGTTCTTACGGCTGGATAGCTGGTCGTTTCTTTCAAACCCTAAGGTATGGTGGGTGATTCCTGTTGTTCTACCGGTTAGCCTGTTCGTTTTTATGCGTTTGGGCTTTTACCGTGCGTTTATTCGCTATATGAGCATGCAGGCAGCGGTTGTTATTGGTACTGGCGTTCTCGTGTCAATGCTAGTGATGATTGTGGTGAATTATATTCTGCTACTACCGGTGCCTCGTTCTGTGCCATTTATCTACGCGATGATGGCTATGTTAACCGTTGGCGGTATACGCATGCTGCTACGTGGGTTGCACCATCGTGGCCAGCTACGCTACAAAACGCGCGTGCTGGTTTATGGGGCAGGCAGCGCGGGGCGGCAGTTAGTAGTGTCGCTACGTAATGGTAATGAGTACGAGCCCGTAGCGTTTATTGATGACCGGGCAGCGCTGCAGAGATCTTCAATACTGGGGCTGAAAATTTATTCGCATACCGCTATTCAGCGCTTAATTACTAGCCATGGTGTTGAAAAGCTGCTGCTGGCTTTGCCTAGTGCATCACGTGCACGGCGCCGTGAGATCCTTGATTCTTTAGATGGGTTAACCATCCCGGTGCAAACGGTGCCGGGTATTGCCGATGTGGTTGAAGGGCGGGCAAGTATAAATGATATTCGCGATGTAGCCGTGGAAGACTTGCTGGGCCGTGACCCTGTGCCGCCGGATGCAGCGCTGATTGGCGCCAATATCACTCATAAAGTGGTCTTGGTCACCGGTGCGGGGGGCTCTATTGGCAGCGAGCTTTGTCGGCAAATTTTGCGGCAGCGCCCGGCGCGGTTATTACTGCTAGAGATTTCTGAATATAACCTTTACGCCATTGAGCAAGATTTGCTGCGCATTGCTGAAGCAGAAGGCTTTGCGGATGTGCCGGTGCATGCTCTTTTAGGGTCGGTACAGCATCCTGAGCGTCTTAGGGGCGTCATGATGCACTTTCAGGTGCAAACTATTTACCATGCAGCGGCCTACAAACATGTGCCTATGGTGGAGCACAACGTAGCAGAAGGCTTGTTTAATAATGCGCTGGGTACCTTACACTGCGCGCAGGCCGCGGTGGCCAGTGGTGTCACCGATTTCGTATTGGTTTCTACAGATAAAGCCGTGCGGCCCACCAACGTAATGGGCGCCAGCAAGCGTTTAGCCGAGCTGGTTTGCCAAGCTAAAACGACGTCTCAAAGCACAACGCGTTTTTGTATGGTGCGTTTTGGCAATGTGCTGGGTTCTAGCGGTTCAGTGGTACCTCTTTTTAGGCGTCAAATTGCCGCGGGTGGCCCCATTACGGTTACTCATCCTGATATTACGCGCTACTTTATGACGATACCTGAGGCGGCTCTTTTAGTGATGCAGGCCGGCGCCATGGCGAAAGGCGGCGATGTCTTTGTATTGGATATGGGCGAGCCGGTTAAGATTGCTAACTTGGCCAGTAAGATGGTGCGTTTGTCTGGCCTTGAGCCGTTCTACCTTCCGCGCGATGAAAGCGAGCCGATTCCTACCGGCGATATTGAAATTCGTTTTACCGGACTGCGGCCAGGCGAGAAATTGTATGAAGAGCTGCTGATCGGCGAGCGAGTAGAGAAAACGAGCCACCCTCGTATTATGACGGCTCAAGAGGTATCGCTGCCGGTTGATGTCATTAACAGCCTTCTTGATCAATTGACCGTCGCTTGCCAAGCGGGCGACCACCAGCAGCTGCAAAAGCTACTGTGTGATGCGCCCTTGGGCTACGCCCCTAATGACCGCCTAATAGACCATCTGTGGCTATCTCCCAAAAGCGGTAAGGCGGTGCCTAATGCTGAAACCACTGCGCCTGTATCGCTTAGTGTTGATAAACAAGACGTTGAAATTGATGCAAAGAATGACCTCGGCGTCCAGCCTGCACAGAATGTGGCGATATAG
- a CDS encoding O-antigen ligase family protein, with product MLCATPLLMPKGGWFALAVAATTGGIYLLRGKPLNLGNSYLLGVRVIPLVLAITALLAAVWQGGGALQSSLLLLIVAGLLAIASAALGHIKITAAVAFGAFALTGLATGSWAAWQHIAQGARRASGFEPLHAILYGNLSLTVGLICLAGLAWAWQCPRRYRWLLVCGLGALGGLAASVLSGTRGGWVALPLAGLLFYRVYLRSWSRGWHVLVLASIAMLALSLYALPQTGVEQRVGQALEEGQDYLEGEAYGSVGVRLELYRTSLALIAEQPLRGYSLDEYRQALQVKLAEGDITKSVARHWHAHNDVLNAWVRYGLLGALATLLLYGWPFAYFSSRLLRASASQRPIVLAGMLLPVLFFDFGLTYAFFAYPVVLGTYWLWLMLLVCTYLSLEPSGQRVSLHSE from the coding sequence GTGTTATGCGCTACTCCGCTGTTAATGCCGAAAGGCGGTTGGTTTGCGCTGGCCGTTGCCGCCACCACGGGAGGCATTTACTTACTACGTGGTAAGCCGCTTAACTTAGGTAATTCCTATCTGTTGGGTGTTCGGGTTATTCCGCTCGTATTAGCTATAACGGCATTATTGGCGGCTGTTTGGCAAGGGGGCGGTGCGCTGCAAAGTAGCCTGTTACTTTTGATCGTGGCGGGTTTGCTAGCGATTGCCAGTGCCGCGCTGGGGCATATTAAAATCACCGCTGCGGTGGCGTTTGGTGCTTTTGCTTTAACAGGCTTGGCTACCGGTAGCTGGGCGGCTTGGCAGCACATAGCCCAGGGGGCTAGGCGCGCTTCGGGGTTTGAGCCGCTACACGCCATTCTTTACGGCAATCTGTCATTAACCGTGGGGCTTATCTGCTTGGCGGGGTTGGCCTGGGCGTGGCAGTGCCCTCGGCGTTATCGGTGGCTGCTTGTGTGTGGGCTTGGGGCGCTGGGCGGGCTTGCGGCCTCAGTGCTTTCCGGCACGCGTGGTGGCTGGGTGGCCTTGCCGCTTGCGGGGTTGTTGTTTTACCGCGTGTACTTGCGCTCGTGGTCACGCGGCTGGCATGTGCTAGTGCTGGCCAGTATCGCTATGTTGGCGTTAAGCCTGTATGCCTTGCCGCAAACGGGGGTAGAGCAGCGGGTTGGCCAAGCCCTAGAAGAAGGCCAAGACTATTTAGAGGGTGAGGCATACGGCTCAGTAGGCGTTCGTTTAGAGCTTTACCGCACCAGCTTGGCGCTGATTGCTGAACAGCCTTTGCGCGGCTATAGCCTTGATGAATATCGCCAGGCGTTGCAGGTTAAGCTGGCCGAAGGGGACATAACCAAGTCGGTTGCGCGGCACTGGCATGCGCATAACGACGTATTGAATGCCTGGGTGCGTTACGGCCTATTGGGCGCATTGGCGACGTTACTGCTTTATGGGTGGCCTTTTGCGTATTTTTCCAGCCGGCTTTTACGAGCCAGTGCTAGCCAGCGGCCGATAGTGCTGGCGGGCATGTTGCTGCCCGTGCTGTTTTTTGATTTTGGCTTAACCTACGCCTTTTTTGCCTACCCGGTCGTACTGGGTACTTACTGGCTATGGCTAATGCTGTTGGTATGTACCTACTTATCGCTAGAGCCCTCTGGGCAGCGTGTGAGTTTACATTCCGAATAA